From one Macellibacteroides fermentans genomic stretch:
- a CDS encoding carbonic anhydrase: MNRLIRITKPEDVFPQYRNTPISMLLEYHNLNREFETYSQAQMLISMCMDNRKHLNIPDNFAFILRSGGGNLTYSEFKVSFAVAIGNVKYIAIIAHNKCGMVNLVSKKAQFIDGLVEKAGWSREKAEEHFKHYSPMFEIGNEIDFVLSEAKRLRTVYPQITVVPMYYKVEDNHLYLITE, from the coding sequence ATGAATAGACTTATACGGATAACAAAACCTGAAGATGTCTTTCCTCAATACAGGAACACCCCCATTTCCATGCTTTTGGAATATCACAATCTGAATCGTGAATTTGAAACCTATTCGCAAGCTCAGATGCTTATCAGCATGTGTATGGATAACAGAAAGCACCTTAACATCCCCGATAATTTCGCATTTATTTTACGTTCGGGAGGAGGCAACCTCACCTATAGTGAATTTAAAGTCTCCTTTGCCGTAGCAATAGGCAATGTGAAATATATTGCAATCATTGCTCACAACAAATGCGGCATGGTTAACCTGGTTTCCAAAAAAGCACAATTTATCGATGGACTCGTTGAGAAAGCAGGTTGGAGCAGAGAAAAGGCCGAAGAACATTTCAAGCACTACTCTCCCATGTTCGAGATTGGCAACGAAATAGACTTTGTTTTAAGTGAAGCCAAACGCCTCCGAACTGTATATCCTCAAATCACGGTAGTGCCAATGTACTACAAGGTTGAAGACAACCATTTATACTTAATTACAGAATGA
- the istB gene encoding IS21-like element helper ATPase IstB — protein MKENESNLRQQITDLSKTLKLPSIRKTLQDTTQEAVCHSWSYEQFLFTLLQNEDAHREENRKKAHVKRAGFPQYKYLQELNREELPDDVRIVLPELETLEFIKNAQNIVLAGNPGTGKTHIAIGLGINACKMGYNVLFTSIPQLLTQIRECRSARTLHQLELKFIKYDLVICDEFGYVSFNKDGAEALFNHLSLRTGRKATIITTNLAFDRWKEIFGDPILTAAMVDRLTHKAYLINMNGDSFRMKETQKWIKNKRI, from the coding sequence ATGAAAGAAAATGAATCCAACCTAAGGCAGCAAATAACAGACTTGTCGAAAACGCTGAAGTTGCCTTCCATTCGCAAAACATTGCAAGATACCACACAGGAAGCTGTTTGCCACTCCTGGAGCTATGAACAGTTCCTCTTCACCCTGCTTCAGAATGAAGACGCACATCGAGAAGAGAATCGTAAAAAAGCTCATGTTAAACGTGCCGGATTCCCTCAGTATAAATACCTGCAGGAATTGAACCGGGAAGAACTGCCCGATGATGTAAGAATCGTATTGCCTGAATTAGAAACTCTTGAGTTTATTAAAAACGCTCAGAATATAGTCCTTGCCGGCAATCCGGGAACCGGAAAAACCCATATCGCCATCGGCCTTGGTATTAATGCATGTAAAATGGGATATAATGTGTTGTTTACTTCCATCCCCCAGTTGCTTACTCAGATCCGGGAATGCCGTTCGGCCAGAACGCTGCACCAGCTGGAGTTGAAGTTTATTAAATACGATCTGGTAATATGTGATGAGTTTGGTTATGTATCCTTTAACAAAGATGGTGCTGAAGCCTTGTTCAATCACCTTTCCTTAAGGACTGGACGAAAAGCAACAATTATTACTACCAATCTGGCTTTCGATCGATGGAAAGAAATCTTCGGAGATCCAATCCTCACGGCCGCAATGGTAGATAGATTAACCCATAAAGCATATCTAATAAATATGAACGGTGATTCTTTTAGAATGAAAGAAACTCAAAAATGGATCAAAAATAAAAGAATCTAA
- a CDS encoding ferritin, with product MLSKSLEAALNKQINAEFWSAYLYLSMSTDFAAKGYPGFANWMNIQFREEQDHAMKFMNYVIARGGRVELKPISEVTTSWATPLNAFEDTLAHEREVTAMINNLNSLAVEEKDYATESMLRWFIDEQVEEEETAQSLIDALKMIKDNGFGLYTLDKELASRVYSPVTTA from the coding sequence ATGTTAAGTAAAAGTTTAGAAGCTGCTTTAAACAAGCAGATCAATGCCGAATTCTGGTCGGCTTACCTATATCTATCCATGTCGACCGACTTTGCAGCAAAGGGATATCCTGGTTTTGCCAACTGGATGAACATCCAATTCAGAGAAGAACAAGACCATGCCATGAAGTTCATGAACTATGTTATCGCTCGTGGAGGAAGAGTTGAACTTAAACCTATTTCGGAAGTAACTACATCTTGGGCAACTCCTCTAAATGCATTTGAAGACACATTGGCTCACGAACGTGAAGTAACAGCAATGATCAATAACCTCAACTCTTTGGCTGTAGAAGAAAAAGACTATGCAACAGAGTCTATGCTTCGTTGGTTCATCGACGAACAGGTTGAAGAAGAAGAAACAGCTCAAAGCCTTATCGATGCATTAAAGATGATCAAAGATAATGGATTTGGTCTTTATACATTAGACAAAGAGCTTGCTTCTCGTGTTTACTCTCCTGTCACAACAGCCTAA
- a CDS encoding electron transfer flavoprotein subunit beta/FixA family protein, translating to MSLRIIVLAKQVPDTRNVGKDAMKADGTVNRAALPAIFNPEDLNALEQALRLKDAYPGTTITLLTMGPGRAAEIIREGLYRGADGGYLLTDRAFAGADTLATSYALSMAVRKINEYDLILCGRQAIDGDTAQVGPQVAEKLGLSQITYAEEIQKVENGKVTVKRRLERGVEIVEGQLPIVITVNGTAPDCRPRNAKFLQKYKHAKTVTEKQELNDDYTGLFDMRPYLNLTEWSVADVKADVKACGLSGSPTKVKKIENVVFQAKESKTLSTSDTEIEELMIELIANHTIG from the coding sequence ATGAGTTTAAGAATTATTGTATTAGCAAAACAGGTGCCGGATACCCGAAATGTGGGTAAAGATGCAATGAAAGCCGACGGTACAGTAAACCGTGCCGCTCTTCCTGCCATTTTTAATCCGGAAGATCTGAATGCGCTGGAGCAAGCCTTGCGCTTGAAAGATGCCTATCCCGGCACCACCATTACACTCCTCACCATGGGACCCGGACGAGCTGCCGAGATTATCCGTGAAGGATTGTACCGCGGAGCCGATGGTGGCTATTTGTTGACCGACCGTGCATTTGCCGGAGCCGACACATTGGCTACCTCTTATGCCCTTTCCATGGCTGTCCGGAAAATCAACGAATACGATCTGATACTTTGTGGTCGCCAGGCTATAGACGGCGACACCGCCCAGGTTGGTCCTCAAGTGGCCGAAAAGCTTGGATTAAGTCAGATTACCTACGCTGAAGAAATACAAAAAGTAGAAAACGGTAAAGTAACCGTAAAAAGACGACTGGAACGAGGCGTAGAAATTGTGGAAGGCCAGCTTCCAATCGTTATTACCGTAAACGGAACTGCACCCGATTGCCGTCCGCGTAACGCCAAGTTTTTGCAGAAATATAAACATGCTAAAACTGTTACGGAAAAACAGGAATTGAACGACGATTATACAGGATTATTTGATATGCGCCCCTATCTGAATCTTACAGAATGGAGCGTAGCCGACGTAAAGGCCGATGTTAAAGCCTGTGGATTATCCGGATCACCCACTAAAGTAAAGAAAATTGAAAACGTGGTTTTCCAGGCTAAAGAAAGCAAAACCTTAAGTACGTCGGATACAGAGATTGAAGAACTGATGATCGAATTAATAGCAAACCATACCATCGGTTGA
- a CDS encoding acyl-CoA dehydrogenase family protein: MANFYLDNPSMKHHLHHPLMKRIVELKERNYRDKDTCDYAPIDFEDAMDSYEKVLEIVGEICGDIIAPNAESVDHEGPSVKDGRVTYAAGTKQNLDAVVKAGLMGVAMPRRYNGLNFPIVPYIMAADLVSRADAGFENLWGLQDCAETLYEFGNEEQRQKYIPRICAGETMSMDLTEPDAGSDLQSVMLKATYSEKDGCWYLNGVKRFITNGDSDIHLVLARSEDGTKDGRGLSMFIYDKKNGGVDVRRIENKMGIKGSPTCELVYKNAKAELCGDRKLGLIKYVMALMNGARLGIMAQAVGISEAAYREGLAYAKDRKQFGKAIIEFPAVYEMIALMRAKADASRSMLYETARFVDMYKAMEDVAKERKLTPEERTEYKYYSKLADAFTPMGKGMTTEYANQNAYDAIQIHGGSGFMKDYACERIYRDARITNIYEGTTQLQVVAAIRHVTTGTYLSRIREYEAINYKPELGDLKKKLMAMTETYEKLVAMVLDTKDNEYLDFQARRLVEAGAHCVMGYLLLQDANVDETYRRSAEVYINYGQAEVNKINGYISSFDMEDLGYYKQ, translated from the coding sequence ATGGCTAATTTCTATTTAGATAATCCCAGCATGAAGCACCACTTGCATCATCCGCTTATGAAGCGGATTGTGGAGCTTAAGGAACGCAATTACAGAGATAAAGATACTTGCGACTATGCTCCTATCGATTTCGAAGATGCAATGGACAGCTACGAAAAAGTACTGGAGATTGTTGGCGAAATATGCGGAGACATTATTGCCCCCAATGCAGAAAGCGTAGACCACGAAGGCCCTTCTGTAAAAGATGGTCGTGTAACCTATGCCGCAGGAACAAAGCAAAACCTGGACGCCGTAGTTAAAGCCGGACTAATGGGTGTGGCAATGCCACGTCGTTACAACGGATTGAATTTCCCTATCGTGCCCTACATCATGGCTGCCGACTTAGTTTCGCGTGCAGACGCCGGATTCGAAAATCTTTGGGGATTGCAAGATTGTGCCGAAACCTTATATGAGTTCGGAAACGAAGAGCAACGACAAAAGTATATTCCACGTATCTGCGCTGGCGAAACCATGTCGATGGACTTAACAGAGCCCGATGCAGGATCAGACCTTCAATCAGTAATGCTCAAGGCAACCTACAGCGAAAAAGACGGATGCTGGTATCTGAACGGTGTTAAACGTTTTATCACCAACGGCGATTCAGACATTCACCTTGTGCTTGCACGAAGCGAAGACGGAACAAAAGACGGTCGTGGTTTATCGATGTTCATTTACGACAAGAAAAACGGAGGTGTTGATGTTCGTCGTATCGAAAACAAGATGGGTATTAAGGGCTCTCCAACTTGCGAACTTGTTTACAAGAACGCGAAGGCCGAACTTTGTGGAGATCGCAAATTAGGTCTTATCAAATACGTAATGGCTTTGATGAACGGTGCTCGTCTGGGCATTATGGCACAAGCTGTTGGTATCAGTGAAGCAGCATACCGTGAAGGACTTGCTTATGCAAAAGATCGCAAGCAATTTGGCAAGGCAATTATTGAGTTCCCCGCAGTATATGAAATGATTGCCCTTATGCGTGCCAAAGCAGACGCCTCGCGCTCCATGCTCTACGAAACAGCCCGTTTTGTAGATATGTACAAAGCGATGGAAGATGTTGCCAAAGAACGCAAATTAACTCCCGAAGAAAGAACTGAATATAAGTATTATAGCAAACTGGCAGATGCATTCACCCCTATGGGAAAAGGTATGACTACCGAATACGCCAACCAGAATGCCTATGATGCCATTCAAATACACGGAGGTTCCGGGTTTATGAAAGATTATGCCTGCGAGCGTATCTATCGTGATGCACGTATCACCAATATCTACGAGGGAACAACCCAATTACAGGTAGTTGCAGCCATTCGCCACGTAACCACAGGTACTTACCTGAGTCGCATACGCGAATACGAAGCAATTAACTACAAACCAGAGTTGGGCGACCTGAAGAAGAAGCTCATGGCTATGACAGAAACCTACGAAAAGCTTGTTGCTATGGTTCTTGATACAAAAGACAACGAATATCTTGACTTTCAGGCTCGTCGTTTGGTTGAAGCCGGTGCTCATTGCGTTATGGGCTACTTATTACTTCAGGATGCAAACGTTGACGAAACCTATCGTCGTTCAGCTGAAGTCTATATCAATTACGGACAAGCAGAAGTAAACAAAATAAACGGTTACATCAGCAGTTTCGATATGGAAGATCTGGGATACTATAAACAATAG
- a CDS encoding glycoside hydrolase family 10 protein: MKNLIFALAAFAFTACSPTSPTKVTCYAWQGEGQNTTEETLQSDFSKWKSHGIDGMCYNAGHDVEKHRRAAKAAKANGMEYHAWIPAMLQSGPEIDSTWYAVNRNGESAFHVQAYVPYYKFLCPNRTEVTDYLTNLYTKVAEIPEVDAIHLDYIRFVDVILARGLWDKYGLVMNEEYPVADYCYCDKCVSDFKAATGIDIKSVEDPSTVEEWKQFRCDLITKLVNHIAEAVHAKGKKIDAAVFPGPDSYAKKMVRQEWNKWNLDAFFPMNYNDFYLEGPAWIGKVVKEEVTSVDGKIPVYSGLFICRDYEKKAQIKDPEGHGLIPSEIEEAVRVSMENGAAGVCLFTPGNMTDAHWEAFDKAIHKQYR, from the coding sequence ATGAAAAATCTTATTTTTGCACTTGCAGCATTCGCTTTTACAGCATGCTCGCCTACTTCCCCAACCAAAGTAACCTGTTATGCCTGGCAGGGTGAAGGACAAAACACAACTGAAGAGACACTTCAGTCCGATTTTAGCAAATGGAAAAGTCATGGTATAGACGGTATGTGCTATAATGCTGGTCACGATGTAGAAAAACACCGTCGTGCAGCCAAAGCAGCCAAAGCAAACGGAATGGAATATCATGCGTGGATACCCGCCATGCTTCAAAGCGGTCCCGAGATTGATTCAACCTGGTATGCCGTAAATCGCAACGGAGAATCGGCATTTCACGTACAAGCCTATGTACCCTATTACAAGTTCCTTTGTCCAAATCGCACCGAAGTAACAGACTATCTCACAAATTTATATACAAAAGTTGCTGAAATACCAGAAGTTGATGCGATCCATCTGGACTATATCCGATTTGTTGACGTAATTCTTGCACGCGGACTATGGGATAAATACGGACTGGTTATGAACGAAGAATATCCGGTGGCAGATTATTGCTATTGCGACAAATGCGTGAGCGATTTCAAAGCGGCTACTGGTATCGACATTAAATCAGTAGAAGATCCTTCAACAGTTGAAGAATGGAAACAATTCCGTTGCGATCTCATCACCAAATTGGTTAATCACATAGCCGAAGCTGTACATGCCAAAGGAAAGAAAATCGATGCTGCCGTATTCCCCGGACCAGACAGCTACGCAAAGAAGATGGTACGTCAGGAATGGAATAAATGGAACCTGGATGCATTCTTCCCGATGAATTACAATGATTTTTATCTTGAAGGTCCGGCATGGATCGGCAAAGTTGTAAAAGAAGAGGTCACTTCTGTAGATGGCAAAATTCCAGTTTACAGCGGACTGTTCATCTGTCGCGACTACGAGAAAAAAGCTCAGATCAAGGATCCGGAAGGACATGGACTCATCCCTTCTGAAATAGAAGAAGCAGTAAGAGTTTCCATGGAAAACGGAGCTGCCGGCGTTTGTCTGTTTACTCCGGGCAATATGACCGATGCCCATTGGGAAGCATTTGATAAGGCGATACATAAACAATATCGTTAA
- a CDS encoding electron transfer flavoprotein subunit alpha/FixB family protein gives MNNLFVYCEIEDGIVADVSLELLTKGRSLATRLGCRLEAIAAGTKLDGIGAQVFPYGVDVLHIFDDPRLFPYTSLPHTSILVNLFTEEKPQIALMGATSIGRDLGPRVSSALTSGLTADCTSLEIGDHEEKKENKVYKDLLYQIRPAFGGNIVAWIINPECRPQMATVREGVMKKEILNPSYKGETIKHDVNKYVNDTDFVVNVIERHMEKSKTNIKGSPIIIAGGYGVGSKENFELLHKLAAVLGGEVGASRAAVDAGFTDHDRQIGQTGVTVRPKLYIACGISGQIQHIAGMQESAMIISINNDPNAPINTIADYVINGTIEEVIPKMIKYYKKNSK, from the coding sequence ATGAATAATTTATTTGTATATTGCGAAATTGAAGACGGCATTGTAGCAGACGTAAGTCTGGAGCTACTTACCAAAGGCCGCTCGCTTGCAACCCGTCTGGGTTGTCGTCTGGAGGCAATTGCCGCCGGAACAAAACTTGATGGTATCGGTGCACAGGTATTTCCTTACGGAGTAGACGTACTTCATATTTTTGATGATCCGCGCCTGTTTCCTTACACATCGCTTCCTCACACCTCCATCCTGGTAAATCTATTTACTGAAGAAAAACCGCAAATTGCCCTGATGGGTGCAACCAGCATTGGTCGCGACCTGGGACCTCGTGTTTCTTCGGCCCTTACCAGCGGACTTACAGCCGACTGTACATCACTCGAGATCGGCGATCACGAAGAAAAAAAAGAAAATAAAGTATATAAAGACCTTCTCTACCAAATCCGTCCGGCTTTCGGGGGAAATATCGTAGCATGGATTATCAATCCTGAATGTCGTCCCCAAATGGCAACAGTACGTGAAGGTGTAATGAAAAAAGAAATTCTGAATCCTTCCTATAAAGGCGAAACCATCAAGCACGATGTTAACAAGTATGTAAACGACACAGACTTTGTTGTTAACGTGATTGAGCGTCACATGGAAAAAAGCAAAACAAACATCAAAGGATCTCCCATTATTATTGCCGGTGGCTATGGTGTTGGTTCCAAAGAGAATTTTGAACTGCTTCATAAACTTGCAGCCGTTCTGGGTGGCGAAGTTGGAGCTTCTCGCGCCGCAGTCGATGCCGGATTTACCGACCACGACAGACAAATCGGACAGACTGGAGTAACTGTACGTCCTAAACTTTACATTGCCTGTGGTATCTCCGGTCAGATTCAGCACATAGCAGGTATGCAGGAAAGCGCCATGATCATTTCTATCAATAATGATCCCAACGCTCCTATCAATACCATTGCCGACTATGTAATAAACGGTACAATAGAGGAAGTAATTCCCAAGATGATTAAGTATTATAAGAAGAATTCAAAGTAA
- a CDS encoding ISL3 family transposase — MKQSSSTCLRIVKSIEMPHFQELTTIGIDDWAYRKGKSYGTIIVNAINHRPVELLKSRDKEEVADWLIRHNSILYVTRDRSSSYSNAIKSGASKASQIADRFHLVKNLGDHIAHEIRMEYKTIKNSWLAHRKSLYKSKKNNICLSSGDNENTSDSQYNKHTNSVNHRKQELFNRIHELKNNNYSQRAIAKALNISRNTVRYYFEMEELLPRATIYYNNYGDFMDLIKECCNQGLNVRNIFVSLKKQGFKGNQTSFYQWFNRHFPEYQNKKRLPVALNTSPIVYEETRFSGMSPNRLAIHLTNSEWGVSKETGECSKSHILAEDIINSSMLLKSMREVYNTFREVLNSKDELRLDQWLEKYKSTQIRRIKSFINGIIHDLEAVKNAIKYPWSNGVVEGHVNRLKNKKREMYGRAGFELLRRKVVLSNLG; from the coding sequence ATAAAGCAGAGCAGTTCTACCTGTCTTAGAATCGTTAAGTCTATAGAAATGCCCCATTTTCAGGAACTAACTACCATAGGCATAGATGACTGGGCATACAGGAAAGGCAAATCGTATGGTACTATTATTGTAAATGCGATTAATCACCGTCCCGTAGAACTACTAAAGAGTAGAGACAAGGAGGAGGTTGCAGATTGGCTTATAAGACATAACTCCATACTGTATGTAACCAGGGATCGATCAAGCAGCTACTCTAATGCTATAAAGTCTGGGGCATCCAAGGCGTCACAAATAGCAGACAGGTTTCATTTAGTGAAAAATCTGGGAGATCACATAGCACATGAAATACGAATGGAGTATAAAACCATTAAAAATAGTTGGTTGGCTCACAGGAAGAGTCTTTATAAAAGCAAAAAAAATAACATCTGCTTAAGTAGTGGAGATAACGAAAATACCAGCGATTCACAATATAACAAACACACCAATAGTGTTAACCATAGAAAACAGGAGTTGTTTAACAGGATTCATGAGCTTAAAAACAACAACTACTCTCAAAGAGCAATTGCCAAGGCTTTAAACATTAGCCGTAATACTGTAAGATATTATTTTGAAATGGAAGAGTTGTTGCCACGAGCAACCATCTATTATAATAATTATGGAGATTTTATGGATCTGATTAAGGAGTGTTGTAATCAGGGGTTAAATGTAAGAAATATATTTGTGTCTCTGAAAAAACAGGGATTCAAGGGTAATCAAACATCTTTTTATCAGTGGTTCAACAGGCACTTCCCGGAATATCAGAATAAGAAAAGATTACCAGTAGCATTAAATACCTCTCCGATAGTTTATGAAGAAACTCGATTTAGCGGAATGTCACCCAACAGACTTGCTATACATTTAACAAATAGTGAATGGGGTGTTTCAAAGGAAACAGGCGAGTGTAGCAAGTCTCACATACTGGCAGAGGATATTATTAACTCCTCTATGTTATTAAAAAGCATGAGAGAGGTATACAACACTTTTAGAGAGGTTTTGAACAGTAAAGATGAACTTAGATTAGACCAATGGCTCGAGAAGTATAAGTCGACCCAAATACGGAGGATTAAAAGTTTTATAAATGGCATTATTCATGATTTGGAAGCAGTAAAAAACGCCATTAAATACCCTTGGAGTAATGGAGTTGTGGAGGGTCATGTAAACAGATTAAAAAACAAGAAAAGAGAGATGTATGGCAGGGCTGGATTTGAACTGTTAAGACGAAAGGTCGTGCTTTCCAACTTAGGATAA
- the istA gene encoding IS21 family transposase, with product MKDKSEIIRLRNYEGLSEREISRRLGFSRITVHRILDEYTKALKEQEGDKSRIEAYILTPPIYKTENRPKRRLTENIIRIIDHCLEENEIKKRSGRHKQRMFKQDIHELLVEKGYDISYSTVCGYISNQSSQKEKESFIKQGYIPGEKAEFDWGEVKLCIAGRWQKLYMSAFALCSSNGRWGDLFHRQDTLAFMESHANYFEECKGVPHEVVYDNMRVVVASFAGNEKEPTQALLRMTAFYGFKYRFCNVRRGNEKGHVVRTVEVLRRKAFCLKDTFDTIEQATEHLHQTCKKLNASEDIRPKLEEDLHSLLPYTTPMGCFERRELKVDKWSTITLNTSHYSVPDTLVGRMVEVKIFSEKLLIYMDNAPVAEHERSYYSTWSLNLNHYLQTLKRKPGALSGSVALSQAPESMKELYYKYFTDNGKSFIDLLIFAKERAISYDEIALAGKDAEQSGIKTVTAAHITTLLYNRLNQTPPLYKHEQKDEIEDFAIKQLSMWSMMMNNNSKIV from the coding sequence ATGAAAGACAAATCAGAAATTATCAGATTACGAAATTATGAGGGTTTGAGTGAAAGGGAAATTTCACGCAGACTAGGTTTTAGCCGCATTACGGTTCACCGTATCCTGGATGAGTATACCAAAGCCCTGAAGGAACAGGAAGGGGATAAATCCAGGATAGAGGCGTATATATTAACGCCCCCAATTTATAAAACAGAAAATCGTCCCAAACGACGTCTTACCGAGAATATCATCCGTATTATAGACCATTGTCTGGAGGAAAACGAAATTAAGAAACGGTCCGGGCGTCATAAGCAGCGTATGTTCAAACAAGATATACATGAGTTGCTAGTGGAAAAAGGTTATGACATATCCTATTCTACAGTATGTGGTTATATCAGCAACCAAAGCAGTCAAAAAGAAAAGGAAAGCTTTATCAAACAGGGTTATATCCCGGGTGAGAAGGCGGAGTTCGATTGGGGGGAAGTAAAGCTTTGCATAGCGGGTCGTTGGCAGAAACTGTACATGTCCGCATTTGCTTTATGTAGCAGCAATGGCCGTTGGGGGGATCTGTTTCACCGGCAAGACACGCTGGCCTTTATGGAATCTCACGCCAACTATTTTGAAGAATGTAAAGGTGTTCCCCATGAAGTTGTATACGACAATATGCGTGTAGTCGTAGCTTCTTTTGCCGGAAATGAAAAGGAACCAACCCAGGCTCTTCTTCGAATGACGGCATTCTATGGCTTCAAATACCGGTTCTGTAATGTCAGACGAGGAAACGAAAAAGGACATGTGGTACGTACGGTGGAGGTTTTGCGCCGCAAAGCCTTCTGCCTAAAAGACACTTTTGATACCATAGAACAGGCAACGGAGCATCTGCACCAGACCTGCAAGAAGCTAAACGCATCCGAAGATATCAGGCCAAAACTGGAGGAAGATCTTCACTCGCTGTTACCCTATACAACACCAATGGGTTGTTTTGAAAGGCGAGAACTCAAAGTAGATAAATGGTCTACCATCACATTGAATACCTCCCATTACTCTGTACCCGACACGTTGGTAGGCAGAATGGTCGAGGTTAAAATATTCAGTGAAAAGTTACTGATATATATGGACAATGCCCCTGTGGCGGAACATGAACGTTCTTATTATTCAACCTGGTCGCTCAATCTCAATCATTATCTACAGACACTGAAGCGAAAACCGGGTGCTTTAAGTGGTTCTGTTGCCTTATCTCAAGCTCCGGAATCAATGAAAGAGCTGTATTATAAGTACTTTACGGATAATGGAAAGTCTTTTATAGACCTGCTTATCTTCGCAAAAGAACGTGCAATCTCTTACGATGAAATCGCTCTTGCTGGCAAAGATGCCGAACAGTCCGGTATCAAAACGGTTACAGCAGCACATATTACAACCTTGCTATATAACAGGCTCAATCAAACACCTCCGCTTTACAAGCATGAACAAAAAGACGAGATAGAAGATTTTGCCATCAAGCAATTATCCATGTGGTCTATGATGATGAACAACAACTCTAAAATAGTATAA
- a CDS encoding RNA recognition motif domain-containing protein: MNIYIGNLSYSVKESDLKEVMEDYGTVDSVKLIIDRDTRRSKGFAFVEMPNDQEAKNAINELNGAEYQGRQMVLKEATPKESAPRRSY; encoded by the coding sequence ATGAACATTTACATTGGCAATCTTAGCTATTCAGTTAAGGAATCGGATTTGAAGGAAGTTATGGAAGACTACGGTACAGTTGATTCAGTTAAATTGATCATTGACCGTGACACTAGAAGATCAAAAGGTTTTGCATTCGTTGAAATGCCTAATGATCAGGAAGCGAAAAACGCTATCAACGAACTGAATGGCGCAGAATATCAGGGCCGTCAGATGGTATTGAAGGAAGCTACTCCTAAGGAATCAGCTCCTAGAAGATCTTATTAA
- a CDS encoding transposase family protein: MIDNTSQPKDNNFFINKHSLQAIFGIPGVVFYDSVISDNLILLSARLKDKTAKCICCGKRSKSVHSSYMRKLTDLAVVGRAVKIILKVRKFRCRYSNCTQTVFSEQHLPLTRKHSRLTDRTSHFLQKLLIEVSSRKGEYIS, translated from the coding sequence ATGATTGACAACACTAGCCAACCCAAAGATAATAACTTTTTTATAAACAAACATTCGCTCCAAGCTATTTTTGGAATCCCAGGTGTTGTATTCTATGATTCCGTTATAAGTGATAATTTGATTCTTCTATCTGCCCGTCTTAAAGACAAGACAGCAAAATGTATCTGTTGCGGTAAAAGGAGTAAAAGTGTCCATTCATCCTATATGCGCAAATTAACAGATCTAGCTGTAGTTGGCAGAGCTGTTAAAATTATACTGAAAGTCAGAAAGTTTAGATGCCGTTACAGTAATTGCACTCAAACAGTTTTCTCTGAGCAACATCTGCCCTTAACGCGGAAACACTCACGACTGACAGATCGCACAAGTCACTTTTTGCAAAAACTGCTCATTGAGGTCTCTTCTCGTAAAGGTGAGTATATAAGTTAG